In Ailuropoda melanoleuca isolate Jingjing chromosome 7, ASM200744v2, whole genome shotgun sequence, one genomic interval encodes:
- the ATP4B gene encoding potassium-transporting ATPase subunit beta yields MAALQEKKSCSQRMEEFQRYCWNPDTGQMLGRTLSRWVWISLYYVGFYVVMTGIFALCIYTLMCTLDPYTPDYQDQLKSPGVTLRPDVYGEKGLDISYNISDNRTWVDLVHTLHNFLAGYSPASQEDSINCTSEKYFFQESFRAPNHTKFSCKFTADMLQNCSGLMDPNFGFAEGKPCFIIKMNRIVNFLPSNGTAPRVDCAFLDQPKDARPLQVQYYPPNGTFSPHYFPYYGKKAQPHYSNPLVAAKLLNIPRNTEVLVACKILAEHVTFDNPHDPYEGKVEFKLRIQQ; encoded by the exons ATGGCAGCACTGCAGGAGAAGAAGTCGTGCAGCCAGCGGATGGAGGAGTTCCAACGCTACTGCTGGAACCCGGACACGGGGCAAATGCTGGGCCGGACGTTGTCCCGCTGGG tgTGGATCAGCCTCTACTATGTGGGTTTCTATGTGGTGATGACTGGAATCTTCGCCCTGTGCATTTACACGCTGATGTGCACGCTCGACCCCTACACACCCGACTACCAAGACCAGCTAAAGTCACCAG GGGTGACCTTGAGGCCGGATGTCTATGGGGAGAAAGGCCTGGACATTTCCTACAACATCTCTGACAACAGGACCTGGGTGGACCTCGTGCACACACTCCACAACTTCCTGGCAG GCTACTCGCCAGCGTCCCAGGAGGACAGCATCAACTGCACCTCCGAGAAGTACTTCTTCCAGGAAAGCTTCCGGGCCCCAAACCACACCAAGTTCTCCTGCAAGTTCACAGCAGACATGCTGCAAAACTGCTCAGGCCTGATGGACCCCAACTTTGGCTTTGCGGAAGGAAAGCCGTGCTTTATCATTAAAATGAACAGG ATCGTGAACTTCCTCCCCAGCAACGGCACAGCACCCAGAGTGGACTGCGCCTTCCTG gacCAGCCCAAGGACGCCCGGCCCCTGCAGGTGCAGTACTACCCCCCCAACGGCACCTTCAGCCCTCACTACTTCCCTTACTACGGGAAGAAGGCACAG CCCCACTACAGCAACCCTCTGGTTGCCGCGAAGCTTCTCAACATCCCCAGAAACACAGAAGTCCTCGTCGCATGCAAGATCCTGGCAGAGCACGTGACGTTCGACAACCCGCACGACCCCTACGAAGGGAAAGTGGAGTTCAAGCTCCGCATTCAGCAGTAG
- the GRK1 gene encoding rhodopsin kinase GRK1, translating to MDFGSLETVVANSAFIAARGSFDGSSGPSSRDRKYLARLKLPPLSKCEGLRESLDLAFPSVCSEQPIGKRLFQQFLGADERHVPALELWKDIEDYDTADDDLRPQKARAILAEYLDPQAKLFCSFLDEGTVAKAREGPVASGDGLFQPLLQATLVHLSQAPFREYLDSLYFQRFLQWKWLEARPTGEDWFLDFRVLGKGGFGEVSACQMKATGKLYACKKLNKKRLKKRKGYQGAMVEKKILAKVHSRFIVSLAYAFETKTDLCLVMTVMNGGDIRYHIYNVNAENPGFQEPRAAFYTAQIISGLEHLHQRAIVYRDLKPENVLLDDDGNIRISDLGLAVELKDGQTKTKGYAGTPGFMAPELLRGEEYDFSVDYFALGVTLYEMIAARGPFRARGEKVENKELKQRVLSEAVKYPDKFSQASKDFCEALLEKDPEKRLGFRDGTCDGLRANPLFKDINWRQLEAGMLTPPFVPDSRTVYAKNIQDVGAFSTVKGVAFDKADAEFFQEFATGNCPIPWQEEMIETGVFAELNVWRSDGQMPDDMKGVAVEEAAPASKSGMCVVS from the exons ATGGATTTCGGTTCCCTGGAGACGGTGGTGGCCAACTCGGCCTTCATCGCCGCCCGGGGCAGCTTCGACGGGAGCAGTGGCCCATCTTCTCGGGACAGGAAGTACCTGGCCAGGCTCAAGTTGCCCCCGCTGTCCAAGTGTGAGGGCCTCCGGGAGAGCCTGGACCTGGCGTTCCCGAGTGTGTGCTCAGAGCAGCCCATCGGCAAGCGGCTGTTCCAGCAGTTCCTGGGGGCTGACGAGAGGCACGTGCCGGCTCTGGAGCTCTGGAAGGACATCGAAGACTACGACACAGCGGATGACGACCTCCGGCCACAGAAGGCCCGGGCCATCCTGGCTGAGTACCTGGACCCGCAGGCCAAGctcttctgcagcttcctggACGAGGGGACGGTTGCGAAGGCCCGGGAGGGGCCCGTGGCGAGCGGGGACGGGCTCTTCCAGCCCCTGCTGCAAGCCACCCTGGTGCACCTGAGCCAGGCGCCCTTCCGGGAGTACCTGGACAGTCTGTACTTCCAGCGGTTCCTGCAGTGGAAGTGGCTGGAGGCCCGGCCTACGGGGGAGGACTGGTTCCTggacttcagggtcctggggaaaGGTGGCTTTGGGGAGGTGTCCGCCTGCCAGATGAAGGCCACCGGCAAGCTATATGCATGCAAAAAGCTCAACAAGAAGAGACTCAAGAAAAGGAAGGGGTACCAG GGTGCTATGGTAGAGAAGAAGATTCTAGCGAAGGTACACAGCAGGTTTATAGTCTCTCTGGCCTACGCGTTTGAAACCAAAACTGACCTCTGTCTGGTGATGACCGTCATGAACGGAGGCGACATAAG GTACCACATCTACAACGTGAACGCGGAGAACCCTGGCTTCCAGGAGCCCCGTGCTGCCTTCTACACAGCCCAGATCATCAGCGGCCTGGAGCACCTGCATCAGAGGGCCATTGTCTACCGAGACCTCAAGCCTGAGAACGTACTTCTAGATGATGACG GCAATATCCGAATTTCTGACCTTGGGCTGGCTGTGGAGCTGAAGGACGGGCAGACCAAGACCAAGGGCTATGCGGGGACCCCAG GTTTCATGGCCCCCGAGCTCTTGCGGGGCGAGGAGTACGACTTTTCTGTGGACTACTTTGCCCTGGGGGTCACACTGTATGAGATGATCGCAGCCAGAGGACCCTTCCGTGCCCGAGGAGAGAAG GTGGAGAACAAGGAGCTGAAGCAGCGGGTTCTCTCCGAGGCCGTCAAGTACCCCGACAAGTTCAGCCAGGCCAGCAAGGACTTCTGCGAGGCGCTGCTGGAGAAGGACCCCGAGAAGCGCCTGGGGTTCCGAGACGGGACGTGTGATGGGCTCCGCGCCAACCCCCTCTTTAAGGACATTAACTGGAGACAGCTCGAGGCTG ggATGCTGACGCCCCCCTTTGTCCCAGACTCCAGGACAGTCTATGCCAAGAACATCCAGGACGTGGGCGCCTTCTCCACGGTCAAGGGCGTGGCCTTCGACAAAGCCGACGCAGAGTTCTTCCAGGAGTTTGCGACCGGCAACTGCCCCATTCCCTGGCAGGAGGAGATGATCGAGACGGGCGTGTTTGCGGAGCTGAACGTGTGGCGCTCTGATGGGCAGATGCCCGACGACATGAAGGGGGTCGCCGTGGAGGAGGCAGCCCCGGCGTCCAAGTCAGGGATGTGTGTCGTCTCCTAA